A stretch of the Nematostella vectensis chromosome 1, jaNemVect1.1, whole genome shotgun sequence genome encodes the following:
- the LOC125568097 gene encoding uncharacterized protein LOC125568097, with protein sequence MIRYAGSCKMKYQYFVVICVFGVSSIFFFCLSGDYRAQSWMRNKTSPRSENAFSDRTNDREERAENSTSSADFIKKIKVTVFMGIITAPKRVDRRTAIRETWLTTLDHYSEIGMRFFTDGLGLSKNETLALQLEQTKYGDLEFLPLKGGVRFTYRLLWMMFLALEKYDFKFILKTDDDYFVCLEHLNFDIRFRLQEKLLVWGWFHCEGGSQWTDEGLIIFGRDFVDELVKLNKTLQCHPYGDQAIGLWINAMASYGLEVTFFADNTRLLHENSLDSKPYLKNSDLCTRLLGIHQAYPKQMREYWSLVKTNWFNVSFAEVPREPYQSYCPYPRRFEWRYFLPPWRHEPKPCWGSEGIWSDLEKFVYFAGRQESGK encoded by the coding sequence ATGATTCGATATGCGGGTTCTTGTAAAATGAAGTATCAGTACTTCGTGGTTATTTGTGTATTTGGGGTGTCATCTATATTCTTCTTTTGCCTGAGTGGTGATTACAGAGCGCAATCTTGGATGAGAAATAAAACGTCACCTAGATCGGAAAATGCATTTTCCGATAGGACTAACGACAGGGAAGAACGAGCTGAGAACTCAACTTCAAGTGCGGATTTTATCAAAAAGATAAAGGTGACGGTTTTTATGGGAATAATAACAGCACCTAAACGTGTAGACAGGCGGACAGCTATCAGAGAAACTTGGTTAACAACACTCGATCACTACTCGGAGATAGGGATGCGTTTTTTTACGGATGGACTTGGACTTAGTAAGAATGAAACACTGGCTTTGCAGCTAGAGCAAACGAAGTATGGCGACTTGGAATTTCTTCCCTTAAAAGGTGGAGTGCGATTTACCTATCGCTTATTGTGGATGATGTTTTTGGCTTTAGAAAAATATGATTTTAAATTTATCCTTAAAACTGACGACGATTATTTCGTTTGTTTGGAGCATTTAAACTTCGATATCCGCTTCAGGTTGCAAGAAAAGCTCCTAGTCTGGGGATGGTTTCACTGTGAGGGTGGTTCCCAGTGGACCGACGAAGGCCTCATCATATTCGGCCGAGATTTTGTCGATGAACTCGTCAaactaaacaaaacattaCAGTGCCACCCGTATGGAGACCAAGCCATTGGATTGTGGATTAATGCCATGGCGAGTTATGGATTGGAAGTGACGTTTTTCGCTGACAACACGAGACTGTTGCATGAGAATTCGCTCGATTCTAAACCATACCTAAAAAACAGTGATCTCTGCACAAGGCTTCTGGGCATTCACCAGGCCTATCCTAAACAAATGAGAGAGTACTGGAGTTTAGTAAAGACAAATTGGTTTAACGTCTCCTTCGCCGAGGTTCCTAGGGAACCTTATCAGTCTTACTGCCCTTATCCAAGAAGATTTGAATGGAGGTACTTTTTGCCACCGTGGCGTCATGAGCCAAAGCCTTGCTGGGGGAGTGAGGGCATTTGGTCGGACTTGGAGAAATTCGTATATTTCGCAGGACGACAAGAAAGTGGAAAGTGA
- the LOC125568096 gene encoding uncharacterized protein LOC125568096: protein MFRKKARLAAKQRWRKTNEHFSENTSRATFTKDFGCQVNICCASASLEREIQRQRNTDTDLVTVKIPEVDSGIPQNNAGFAQSCQSKFHSRFDLAQIFEDLGVETKLSQEGTEQTAEGCHERVDNIYEQAAHQTKNLTDNTLKITPENYVLTNKQTLNLIANNALLVNTASPHTAHRAFIVTTCASTSTESPAVPVKPASTPTFAKNAPTPIPLTSVAPESPHPQASAKATEAKLRVAQLHSKRKATISTPIKIDLLEQELSSHSDREFVTSLLNSLRFGAHIGFDGTQKSRVSPNLISARVHPEIISKNIEKEVNLGRMADPFSAPPLPNFQCHPIGVVPKKHSADWRTIYHLSFPEGDSINDGIPKDPYSLQYVRVDDAISILTLLGKGAFMAKTDLKSAFRLIPIHPNDWNLLGVRWESRYYVDLYLPFGLRSAPFLFNQLSEALEWILKHNYNVRNVIHILDDFFVAESSKLGCLESFTRLLKFFISVGAPAVASKTIGPSTTLEFMGIELDTLRMEARLPSDKLERLKASLRDFKRKRSARLIELQSLIGTLQFACRVVVPGRTFLQRIIDLTRRVNHRFHHVKLSHGFFQDLAIWQQFTRNWNGKAFFLEEAIRTSQDMELYSDASGSIGFGGYFSGRWFQGRWPPHLAISKKTGISIEWQELFPIVVACSLWRSEFSGKQIQFWRDNQSVVHIVNTDGTIQRARTGRGPDPLCHPAFANDPLTREVKHYADKALAINTKRTYHAGEKQFIDFCLMNRLFDSHGDILPTSESTLIYFVTFLARRVKHGTIRTYLAAVRNMHIENGFQDPIQGRLILNKVLRGILRVQGQHKTARQPVTPQLLKAIRPVLLSWLSAHDFHMIWAAFTLAFFVFLRCSEFTCPGVRNFDIVYNLSPVDINFHPNPSAPLYMKVAIKASKTDPFRQGTVLTTARSGCDLCVVSAMQEFVRICGYTTGPLFRFRSGKYLTRSLVSSILRDAARTCGLPHSSLKGHSFRIGAASCAAAAGLPDWLIKVLGRWSSDCYQLYVRTPQTFH, encoded by the exons atgtttagaaaaaaagcaagGCTTGCTGCAAAACAACGTTGGAGAAAAACAAACGAACATTTTTCCGAAAATACGTCTCGGGCTACGTTTACAAAAGATTTCGGCTGTCAAGTAAATATTTGCTGTGCTAGCGCCAGCTTAGAAAGAGAAATTCAAAGACAAAGAAACACAGACACAGATTTAGTAACAGTAAAAATACCGGAAGTCGACTCGGGAATTCCTCAAAACAACGCCGGTTTCGCCCAATCTTGCCAATCTAAATTTCACAGCCGGTTCGATTTAGCTCAAATATTTGAGGACCTTGGTGTGGAGACTAAATTATCCCAAGAGGGAACAGAGCAGACCGCGGAGGGGTGCCACGAACGGGTCGATAATATATACGAACAGGCTGCTCATCAAACGAAAAACCTCACCGACAACACTCTAAAAATAACTCCCGAAAATTATGTCCtcacaaataaacaaacccTCAACCTGATAGCAAATAATGCCCTTCTGGTCAACACCGCCTCGCCACACACCGCTCACCGTGCATTCATCGTAACAACGTGTGCTTCGACTTCAACCGAGTCACCGGCTGTTCCCGTCAAGCCTGCATCTACCCCAACGTTTGCCAAAAATGCGCCGACTCCCATCCCGCTCACCAGTGTCGCGCCGGAATCTCCGCATCCGCAGGCCAGCGCCAAGGCAACAGAAGCCAAGCTCCGGGTCGCCCAGCTGCACAGTAAAAGGAAGGCAACGATAAGTACACCGATTAAAATAGATCTTCTAGAACAGGAACTATCTTCCCATTCAGATCGGGAATTCGTAACTTCCCTACTTAATTCGTTACGTTTCGGTGCCCACATTGGTTTTGATGGCACCCAAAAGTCTCGTGTTTCACCTAATCTTATTTCAGCTCGGGTGCACCCTGAGATAATTtcaaaaaacatagaaaaagagGTCAACTTAGGTCGTATGGCAGACCCGTTCTCCGCGCCCCCATTACCTAACTTTCAATGCCACCCAATTGGGGTAGTGCCCAAAAAACATTCGGCCGACTGGCGCACTATTTATCATTTATCCTTCCCCGAGGGAGATAGCATTAACGATGGAATTCCTAAAGACCCTTACTCACTCCAGTACGTTAGAGTGGACGACGCTATTAGCATTCTCACCTTACTCGGCAAAGGTGCCTTTATGGCAAAAACCGACCTCAAATCGGCGTTTCGACTAATTCCAATACACCCGAACGACTGGAATTTACTGGGGGTCCGTTGGGAGTCTCGTTATTATGTGGATTTATATTTGCCTTTTGGTTTACGCTCGGCGCCGTTTTTATTTAATCAACTCTCCGAAGCGCTAGAGTGGATTCTTAAACATAATTACAACGTTCGTAATGTTATTCACATATTGGATGACTTCTTCGTAGCGGAGTCATCTAAACTAGGTTGTTTAGAGAGTTTCACAAGACTGCTCAAATTCTTTATCTCAGTGGGGGCCCCTGCTGTGGCTTCCAAAACTATCGGTCCTAGTACAACACTTGAATTCATGGGAATCGAGCTCGATACCCTACGTATGGAGGCGCGCTTACCTTCAGATAAATTAGAACGTCTTAAAGCATCCTTGCGGGATTTCAAGCGAAAGCGTTCCGCTCGCCTCATAGAGCTTCAATCCTTAATCGGCACTTTGCAATTCGCCTGCCGCGTTGTTGTTCCGGGTAGAACTTTCCTTCAGCGCATCATAGATCTCACGCGGCGGGTAAATCACCGATTCCATCACGTCAAATTGAGCCACGGTTTTTTTCAGGATTTAGCAATTTGGCAGCAGTTTACCCGGAACTGGAACGGCAAAGCTTTCTTCCTCGAAGAAGCAATCCGTACCAGCCAGGATATGGAACTCTATTCCGACGCTAGCGGTAGTATCGGTTTCGGCGGTTACTTCTCTGGGCGCTGGTTCCAAGGCCGATGGCCGCCTCACCTCGCCATATCCAAAAAGACAGGCATTAGTATCGAATGGCAAGAATTATTTCCTATAGTAGTAGCCTGCTCCCTATGGCGCTCCGAGTTCTCGGGCAAGCAAATTCAGTTCTGGCGTGACAATCAATCAGTCGTTCACATTGTCAACACAG ATGGCACGATTCAGAGAGCTCGCACCGGCCGCGGACCAGACCCTTTGTGTCATCCCGCCTTCGCTAATGACCCTCTAACGCGCGAGGTGAAACACTACGCTGATAAGGCCCTGGCTATCAACACCAAGCGCACTTATCACGCAGGCGAGAAACAGTTCATTGACTTCTGCCTCATGAATAGGCTTTTTGACAGCCACGGGGACATTCTCCCAACTAGTGAGAGTACTCTTATCTATTTTGTTACCTTTCTCGCGCGTAGAGTAAAGCACGGTACTATTCGCACATACTTGGCGGCCGTTCGCAACATGCACATCGAAAACGGATTCCAGGACCCTATACAGGGTCGGCTAATTTTAAACAAGGTTTTGCGGGGCATTTTACGGGTGCAGGGTCAGCACAAAACAGCTCGTCAACCCGTAACTCCACAGCTCTTAAAAGCCATTCGTCCGGTTTTGCTTAGCTGGCTGAGCGCACATGATTTCCATATGATTTGGGCGGCATTCACACTTgcctttttcgtttttttacgTTGTAGTGAGTTTACTTGCCCGGGCGTACGCAACTTTGACATAGTTTATAACTTATCTCCAGTCGACATAAATTTCCACCCTAACCCTTCAGCACCGCTTTACATGAAAGTCGCCATTAAGGCATCCAAAACCGACCCTTTCAGGCAAGGCACCGTTTTGACAACCGCACGCTCCGGTTGCGACCTATGCGTCGTGTCCGCGATGCAAGAGTTTGTTCGCATCTGTGGGTACACAACAGGACCACTTTTTCGGTTTCGTTCCGGTAAATACCTAACTCGGTCATTGGTCTCTAGCATTCTTAGAGACGCAGCACGCACTTGCGGCCTTCCTCATAGCAGTTTAAAGGGGCACTCATTTAGAATTGGGGCGGCAAGCTGCGCTGCCGCTGCAGGCCTGCCCGACTGGCTTATCAAAGTGCTTGGTCGTTGGTCCTCTGATTGCTACCAGCTTTACGTACGTACACCACAAACATTTCATTAA